From Mya arenaria isolate MELC-2E11 chromosome 12, ASM2691426v1, the proteins below share one genomic window:
- the LOC128210512 gene encoding uncharacterized protein LOC128210512 has protein sequence MNETYWAYLKKEGVRKGKKCTHFALTQNDNSIVLYGRGENISFLKTNIDNSLSRLDLPNIFFRSKEGRKFLTKYKNKLTYNLMTGVVVCTQDLRDNLLQISQSSRDKMSSKGFGYYSAFVVDILQKRAGKELSRLKEEFDIDFQMNDRSITLYIEEGRSSLKKGVMDSVSKLKACTKVDLALSGLDFAQVGKVMDVHHCSWKMFSEGEMKCMGSDECRFVWMDPYRATKLSLLQIDKCTPYVDIWIELTTDELQPLGLNPNSQDHRLLSGHNRKTNDKRVGYTEVVNGPFPTSCVLAGCSMVLAIVVRADIDETNSDVIENKTLRGIFVNALEKSRHVQRNVCLNAVFAQKDPELALADVISQFIMAIDTVSKQARPEFTQKVSIIVDEKELEVAKRLIESRMSKNVMVCDKPHVFEKKTRSESHLKLMVIVGTITDSKCDAIVNTTNKRLDLSQGFVSKEISKLAGNGLKEECEQFYPNGIEEGIVAYTKSHDLKKRKKINYVFHCALPDYKSATFETNVKDTVKSCLYLAEELGCKTIAFPTLGVGNKMYPRRETASTIMKVVEDFSKAVDLSDLKKGSLGMLAFQAESWRRSEECNAPEKNAERKLSDKIVGTKTIVSTTLAIAVQDNSIKLPSFAVQVKFDKEKGCLVWKSAMEPPMTWNDELNFDAIESLQESRCIPGLLKYIDMERITFLVWNLDRDSKRSYGDQIELIANAHGRMLEQGNVYHQKAVILVPDIAAVTSFREKEKAKEESLWSWDECLDAVMVVVGPSEAHTLKANEQVAKMIEEKKKSIMRQQGPKADEEDRQVGTESILHGNGKKTLAKNTRRLFPQFRPRLIPELCGS, from the exons ATGAATGAAACATACTGGGCATATTTGAAAAAGGAAGGAGTACGCAAGGGTAAAAAGTGCACCCATTTTGCTCTAACACAAAATGATAATTCTATCGTTTTGTATGGACGTGGCgagaatatttcatttcttaagACCAATATAGACAATTCATTGTCTCGGCTCGATCTCCCAAACATCTTCTTTCGTTCAAAAGAAGGTAGGAAATTCCTTACGaagtacaaaaacaaattaacatacaATTTGATGACCGGTGTTGTGGTGTGTACACAAGATCTGAGAGACAATTTGTTGCAAATTTCCCAGAGTAGCCGCGATAAAATGTCAAGCAAAGGCTTCGGTTATTATTCTGCGTTTGTTGtagacattttacaaaaaagagCAGGCAAAGAACTGAGTCGCTTGAAGGAAGAATTTGACATCGATTTTCAAATGAACGATCGGAGCATTACGTTGTACATTGAAGAAGGTCGATCCTCTTTGAAAAAAGGTGTGATGGATTCCGTTTCTAAATTGAAAGCATGTACAAAGGTGGATTTAGCATTAAGTGGTTTAGATTTTGCCCAAGTAGGAAAGGTGATGGATGTTCATCATTGCTCCTGGAAAATGTTCTCAGAGGGAGAAATGAAATGCATGGGAAGTGATGAATGTAGATTTGTATGGATGGATCCTTACAGAGCAACCAAACTGAGTCTTCTACAAATAGATAAATGCACGCCCTACGTAGACATATGGATTGAATTGACCACAGATGAACTGCAACCGTTAGGACTGAACCCGAACTCTCAAG ATCACCGCCTGCTGTCAGGCCACAACaggaaaacaaatgataaaagagTCGGATACACAGAAGTGGTAAACGGACCATTTCCAACCTCATGCGTATTGGCTGGGTGCAGCATGGTTTTGGCTATTGTAGTTCGAGCTGATATAGACGAGACTAATTCAGAtgtcattgaaaacaaaacccTTCGCGGGATCTTCGTCAATGCGCTTGAAAAGTCTAGACATGTGCAACGAAATGTATGCCTGAATGCAGTATTTGCACAGAAAGATCCGGAATTGGCACTTGCGGATGTTATCTCACAGTTTATTATGGCAATCGATACTGTTTCTAAGCAAGCAAGACCTGAATTCACCCAGAAGGTGTCCATTATCGTAGATGAGAAAGAACTAGAAGTCGCAAAACGTCTTATTGAAAGTCGAATGTCAAAGAATGTAATGGTGTGCGACAAACCGCACGTTTTCGAAAAAAAGACGCGATCAG aaagCCATTTGAAACTGATGGTGATTGTTGGAACTATTACGGATTCTAAA tgtGATGCAATTGTGAATACAACGAACAAAAGGCTCGACCTTTCACAAGGTTTTGTTTCAAAGGAAATTTCAAAGCTAGCAGGGAATGGACTAAAGGAAGAGTGTGAACAATTCTACCCAAATGGTATTGAAGAAGGAATCGTCGCCTATACGAAATCGCATGATCTCAAAAAACGAAAAAagattaattatgtttttcactGTGCACTTCCGGATTACAAAAGTGCAACATTTGAAACG AATGTTAAAGACACAGTTAAATCGTGTCTCTACTTGGCAGAAGAACTTGGCTGCAAAACAATTGCCTTTCCGACACTTGGTGTTGGCAATAAAATGTACCCTCGAAGGGAAACCGCTTCAACGATTATGAAAGTGGTTGAAGACTTCTCAAAAGCAGTTGACCTTTCAGACTTAAAAAAAGGTTCTCTTGGTATGCTT GCTTTTCAAGCCGAGTCTTGGAGAAGATCGGAGGAATGCAATGCACCAGAAAAGAATGCTGAAAGAAAGCTGTCAG ACAAAATAGTCGGGAccaaaacaattgtttcaacGACGCTAGCCATTGCCGTTCAAGACAATTCAATAAAACTGCCATCATTTGCCGTGCAAGTTAAGTTCGATAAAG AGAAGGGATGTCTTGTATGGAAATCCGCAATGGAGCCGCCGATGACATGGAACGATGAATTGAACTTTGATGCAATAGAAAGTTTACAAGAGAGCCGCTGTATACCAGGACTTCTAAAATATATAGATATGGAGAGAATCACATTTCTAGTTTGGAATCTGG ATAGAGATTCAAAACGCTCGTATGGGGACCAGATAGAATTGATTGCCAATGCACATGGAAGGATGTTAGAACAAGGCAATGTTTACCATCAGAAGGCTGTGATATTGGTGCCCGACATCGCTGCTGTTACAAGTTTCCGAGAGAAAGAAAAAGCTA AGGAAGAGTCTTTATGGTCGTGGGATGAATGTTTGGACgcggtgatggtggtggtcgGTCCAAGTGAGGCGCATACTTTGAAGGCAAATGAGCAAGTTGCAAAGATGATcgaagaaaagaaaaaatcaaTCATGAGGCAACAAGG acCAAAGGCAGATGAAGAAGACAGACAAGTAGGGACAGAATCTATCTTGCATGGAAATGGAAAGAAAACACTAGCGAAGAATACCCGAAG ATTATTCCCGCAGTTTCGGCCACGATTAATCCCGGAATTATGCGGTTCATAG